A stretch of the Acidimicrobiales bacterium genome encodes the following:
- a CDS encoding ferrochelatase: MDLAVPGTATRYDALLVVSFGGPEGMDDVVPFMENVTRGRGIPRERLVEVSRHYALFDGVSPINGQNRALVAALTAELAGAGIDLPVYWGNRNWDPLLADTVAAMARDGVERALAFVTSAYSSYSGCRQYREDVARACAEVGPVAPVIEKLRGFHDHPGFVEPNADNVRAALERVPAARRDGTPIAFTAHSIPTSMADSSDYQAQLLEVCTLVASRLDGNHPWALVWQSRSGPPSQPWLEPDIVDHIEALHAGGATDLVVAPIGFVSDHMEVVYDLDTEATGRAEELGLSLVRAATAGTDPRFVAMVRELVQEQLDPSAPRRALASGPRFDTCHPACCHGPTRPPRA, from the coding sequence ATGGACCTCGCCGTCCCCGGCACCGCCACGCGCTACGACGCCCTCCTCGTGGTCTCCTTCGGGGGACCCGAGGGGATGGACGATGTCGTGCCGTTCATGGAGAACGTCACCCGGGGCCGCGGGATCCCCCGCGAGCGGCTGGTCGAGGTGTCGCGGCACTACGCCCTCTTCGACGGGGTGAGCCCCATCAACGGCCAGAACCGCGCCCTCGTCGCTGCGCTCACCGCCGAGCTCGCGGGGGCGGGCATCGACCTCCCCGTGTACTGGGGGAACCGCAACTGGGACCCCCTGCTCGCTGACACCGTGGCCGCCATGGCCCGCGACGGCGTCGAGCGAGCGCTCGCCTTCGTCACCTCGGCGTACTCGTCGTACTCGGGCTGCCGCCAGTACCGGGAGGACGTCGCCCGCGCCTGCGCCGAGGTGGGACCGGTGGCACCGGTGATCGAGAAGCTCCGGGGCTTCCACGACCACCCCGGCTTCGTGGAGCCCAACGCCGACAACGTCCGCGCCGCCCTCGAGCGGGTCCCCGCCGCGCGGCGGGACGGAACCCCAATCGCGTTCACGGCCCACAGCATCCCCACGTCGATGGCGGACTCGAGCGACTACCAGGCCCAGCTCCTCGAGGTGTGCACGCTCGTGGCCTCCCGCCTCGACGGCAACCACCCGTGGGCGTTGGTCTGGCAGAGCCGCAGCGGCCCTCCCTCACAGCCCTGGCTCGAGCCCGACATCGTCGACCACATCGAGGCCCTGCACGCCGGGGGCGCGACCGACCTGGTGGTCGCGCCGATCGGCTTCGTGTCCGACCACATGGAGGTGGTCTACGACCTCGACACCGAGGCCACCGGCCGCGCCGAGGAGCTCGGCCTCTCGCTGGTGCGGGCGGCAACCGCCGGCACCGACCCGCGGTTCGTCGCCATGGTCCGAGAGCTGGTGCAGGAGCAGCTCGACCCCTCCGCGCCCCGTCGCGCCCTCGCCTCGGGCCCGCGCTTCGACACCTGCCACCCGGCCTGCTGCCACGGGCCCACGCGCCCTCCCCGCGCCTGA
- a CDS encoding Glu/Leu/Phe/Val dehydrogenase dimerization domain-containing protein encodes MQLTKLDRNAAFVIRDLPDVPCEGPVRLGPKVTQANAKLYARVATYRLALLGIRRGGGAAGIKAEAADGSTAVADFVEDVRPLVARGDLALDPAAGVSAEGLAPLRDDDPRNPLLWESVDGGAVRELAAARSAAACAEAYLGGLDGQRVALRWSRAAAPLAQELHRRGARIVAISTGAGSAVQEAGFGVDELVAAAADHGDDLVTHLGVDTTDQWAVFGVDVDVFVPAPTLRSLSEEGAGMVRAGVVLPSGEQPVSPKALASLRRRGVAALPDTIALAGPSIVGAAPTDASIDDALARVDTAVAEAMAASAHDDGPLLGSCYAAESFLRTWRDELPFGRPLP; translated from the coding sequence GTGCAGCTCACCAAGCTCGACCGCAACGCCGCCTTCGTCATCCGCGACCTCCCCGACGTGCCCTGCGAGGGCCCGGTGCGGCTGGGGCCGAAGGTGACACAGGCCAACGCCAAGCTCTACGCCCGGGTGGCCACCTACCGCCTGGCCCTCCTCGGGATCCGCCGGGGCGGCGGCGCCGCCGGCATCAAGGCCGAGGCCGCCGACGGGTCCACCGCGGTGGCCGACTTCGTGGAGGACGTGAGACCCCTCGTGGCGAGGGGCGACCTGGCCCTGGACCCGGCGGCCGGCGTCAGCGCCGAGGGCCTGGCCCCGCTGCGCGACGACGACCCCCGCAACCCGCTGCTGTGGGAGTCCGTCGACGGTGGCGCCGTGCGTGAGCTGGCGGCGGCCCGCAGCGCCGCCGCCTGCGCCGAGGCGTACCTCGGCGGCCTCGACGGGCAACGGGTCGCGCTGCGGTGGAGCCGCGCCGCGGCTCCCCTGGCCCAGGAGCTGCACCGTCGGGGCGCCCGCATCGTGGCCATCTCCACAGGCGCCGGCAGCGCGGTGCAGGAGGCCGGCTTCGGCGTCGACGAGCTCGTGGCCGCAGCCGCCGACCACGGCGACGACCTCGTCACCCACCTCGGTGTCGACACCACCGACCAGTGGGCCGTCTTCGGGGTGGACGTCGACGTCTTCGTGCCGGCCCCGACCCTGCGCTCGCTGTCGGAGGAAGGCGCCGGCATGGTCCGGGCGGGCGTGGTGCTCCCAAGCGGGGAGCAGCCCGTCAGCCCGAAGGCACTGGCGTCGCTGCGCCGGCGTGGGGTCGCCGCCCTCCCCGACACCATCGCGCTCGCCGGGCCCAGCATCGTCGGCGCCGCGCCGACGGACGCCTCGATCGACGACGCCCTCGCCCGCGTCGACACCGCGGTGGCCGAGGCCATGGCGGCGTCGGCCCACGACGACGGCCCGCTCCTGGGGTCGTGCTACGCCGCCGAGTCGTTCCTGCGCACGTGGCGCGACGAACTCCCCTTCGGCCGCCCGCTGCCCTGA
- a CDS encoding putative glycoside hydrolase: MVTSLRDIPGARPGPGPRRRRRPRPSAGTYRPALLSDPRAALDRGPSRRRQLFRAKRRPDVFLLVLCLGAIGLVAYVANAAWGANQVDLRLAGVADGSSLTLVTAGEIELDIRVAPATRANVTRAWVNGREVTDELEERDHGFGWRPEEQLAEGTYTIEVAVPRTFVGTSRQQRRFVVDGTAPQISAPALLDPVAIDDPVVIEGHVDPDSVLLADGERVEHDEGRFALHYDIPPAGPVALAAIDRSGNVAMSEVIVPVQHPGMRAAHVTAAAWAHDGLRQGVLDMIDEGRIDTVQLDLKDEGGEIGYDSQVPLARKIGAVKARYDLEEALEDLHGRGVSVVGRMVAFRDPILAKAAWEQGSPDWVIQTPDGDPHPSYGESFTNFAHPEVRQYNIDIALEAAAAGVDDILWDYIRRPEGSLDDMVAPGLIDPPEVAVADFLAEAFPQLRAMGVYQGASVFGIAAARPGPVAQDMPRIARQTDYVAPMVYPSLWVSGEYRVPDPVGMPREIVRASLLDFQEKVDGTGTAIFPWLQDFSFRRVYGPAEVRAQICGAAEIGIDGWLMWSPRVRYSAAGMDPGGTPSC, from the coding sequence ATGGTCACGTCCCTCCGCGACATCCCGGGCGCCCGCCCCGGACCCGGCCCCCGACGTCGCCGGCGCCCCCGCCCCTCCGCGGGGACCTACCGGCCGGCGCTGCTCAGCGACCCCCGAGCCGCGCTCGACCGTGGCCCCAGCCGTCGTCGCCAGCTGTTCCGCGCCAAGCGCCGGCCCGATGTCTTCCTGTTGGTGCTGTGCCTCGGGGCCATCGGGCTCGTCGCCTACGTGGCCAACGCCGCCTGGGGCGCCAACCAGGTCGACCTCCGCCTGGCGGGGGTGGCCGACGGTTCCAGCCTCACCCTCGTCACCGCCGGTGAGATCGAGCTCGACATCCGGGTGGCGCCTGCCACTCGCGCCAACGTGACGCGCGCCTGGGTCAACGGCCGCGAGGTCACCGACGAGCTCGAGGAGCGTGACCACGGCTTCGGCTGGCGCCCAGAGGAGCAGCTCGCCGAGGGCACCTACACCATCGAGGTGGCGGTGCCTCGGACCTTCGTCGGCACCTCGCGCCAGCAGCGCCGCTTCGTCGTCGACGGTACCGCCCCTCAGATCAGCGCCCCGGCGCTCCTCGACCCCGTCGCCATCGATGATCCCGTCGTGATCGAGGGCCACGTCGACCCTGACTCCGTCCTCCTCGCCGACGGCGAACGGGTCGAGCACGACGAGGGCCGGTTCGCGCTGCACTACGACATCCCCCCGGCCGGGCCGGTGGCGCTGGCCGCCATCGACCGGAGCGGCAACGTGGCGATGAGCGAGGTGATCGTCCCGGTGCAGCACCCCGGCATGCGCGCCGCCCACGTCACCGCTGCCGCCTGGGCCCACGACGGGCTCCGCCAGGGCGTCCTCGACATGATCGACGAGGGGCGCATCGACACCGTCCAGCTCGACCTCAAGGACGAGGGCGGCGAGATCGGCTACGACTCGCAGGTCCCCCTGGCCCGCAAGATCGGGGCGGTCAAGGCCCGCTACGACCTCGAGGAGGCGCTGGAAGACCTGCACGGCCGCGGGGTCTCCGTCGTTGGTCGCATGGTGGCGTTCCGCGACCCGATCCTGGCCAAGGCGGCGTGGGAGCAGGGGAGCCCCGACTGGGTCATCCAGACGCCCGACGGCGATCCCCACCCCAGCTACGGCGAGAGCTTCACCAACTTCGCCCACCCCGAGGTGCGGCAGTACAACATCGACATCGCCCTCGAGGCCGCCGCCGCCGGCGTCGACGACATCCTCTGGGACTACATCCGCCGTCCCGAGGGCTCCCTCGACGACATGGTGGCGCCCGGCCTGATCGACCCGCCCGAGGTGGCGGTGGCCGACTTCCTCGCCGAGGCGTTCCCGCAGCTGCGCGCCATGGGCGTCTACCAGGGGGCGTCGGTGTTCGGCATCGCCGCCGCCCGCCCCGGCCCGGTTGCCCAGGACATGCCACGCATCGCCCGTCAGACCGACTATGTGGCGCCGATGGTGTACCCGTCGTTGTGGGTCAGCGGTGAGTACCGGGTCCCCGACCCGGTGGGGATGCCCCGCGAGATCGTGCGGGCCTCGCTGCTCGACTTCCAGGAGAAGGTCGACGGCACCGGCACCGCGATCTTCCCGTGGTTGCAGGACTTCAGCTTCCGCAGGGTCTACGGCCCGGCCGAGGTGCGGGCCCAGATCTGCGGTGCGGCCGAGATCGGCATCGACGGCTGGCTCATGTGGTCACCACGGGTGCGCTACAGCGCCGCGGGCATGGACCCGGGGGGCACGCCGAGCTGCTGA
- a CDS encoding GntG family PLP-dependent aldolase: MTDGPVDLRSDTVTRPTPAMRRAMADAEVGDDVYGEDPTVNALQEAFAERVGKEAALYVPTGTMGNQLAVMVQTRPGDSVIVGARQHLLVYETNAAARNAGVQLHQVPDERGAIRADDIRHLADAGSHHYPTVSLVAVENTHMPANGAPWDLAALREVAACGVPVHMDGARLFNAEVATGTSAADYAAQATTVMACMSKGLCAPVGSLLAGPAALIAEARRERQHLGGNMRQAGVIAAAALVALTDMVERLADDHRRAAALAEAVAERWPDGGLDPAAVCTNMVIWRHPDARALVAHLAAEGVVVGTIEPGVVRAVTHHDIDDDGLERARKAIATAP; the protein is encoded by the coding sequence ATGACCGACGGCCCCGTCGACCTCCGCTCAGACACCGTCACCCGCCCGACCCCCGCCATGAGGCGGGCCATGGCCGACGCCGAGGTGGGTGACGACGTCTACGGCGAGGACCCGACCGTCAATGCGCTGCAGGAGGCGTTCGCCGAGCGGGTGGGCAAGGAGGCGGCGCTCTACGTGCCGACGGGCACCATGGGCAACCAGCTGGCGGTGATGGTCCAGACCCGTCCGGGCGACTCGGTGATCGTCGGGGCCCGTCAGCACCTGCTCGTCTACGAGACCAATGCCGCGGCGCGCAATGCCGGCGTGCAGCTCCACCAGGTCCCCGACGAGCGGGGTGCCATCCGTGCCGACGACATCCGCCACCTCGCCGACGCCGGGAGCCACCACTACCCGACGGTTTCGCTCGTGGCCGTCGAGAACACCCACATGCCCGCCAACGGTGCGCCCTGGGACCTGGCCGCGCTCCGCGAGGTCGCGGCCTGCGGCGTCCCGGTGCACATGGACGGCGCCCGCCTCTTCAACGCCGAGGTGGCCACGGGCACCAGCGCCGCCGACTACGCGGCCCAGGCCACGACCGTCATGGCGTGCATGTCGAAGGGACTCTGCGCCCCGGTCGGCTCGCTGCTGGCCGGCCCGGCCGCACTGATCGCCGAGGCCCGGCGCGAACGCCAGCACCTCGGCGGCAACATGCGCCAGGCCGGCGTCATCGCCGCCGCCGCCCTCGTGGCGCTGACCGACATGGTGGAGCGCTTGGCCGACGACCACCGGCGGGCCGCCGCCCTGGCGGAGGCGGTCGCCGAGCGGTGGCCCGACGGTGGCCTCGACCCGGCAGCGGTCTGCACCAACATGGTGATCTGGCGCCATCCCGACGCCCGCGCCCTGGTGGCTCACCTGGCCGCCGAGGGCGTGGTGGTGGGCACCATCGAGCCCGGCGTGGTGCGGGCCGTCACCCACCACGACATCGACGACGACGGCCTGGAGCGAGCCCGAAAGGCCATCGCCACCGCTCCCTGA
- a CDS encoding MarR family winged helix-turn-helix transcriptional regulator, with protein sequence MSAPRPGDDREVERRIGVAWRELRRGASMGGLRTYLYGVGPDAVDLGQVDTLDLLAQEPCWRMRDLAAALRVDASTATRAVDRLVDAGLADRRRDADDARAVVVALTPAGRRRHEAVVERRRSAMDRILTGFDEGERAVLAELLERLIEGVDRFVAEEGTTERGG encoded by the coding sequence GTGAGCGCACCCCGTCCAGGCGACGACCGCGAGGTCGAGCGTCGCATCGGCGTCGCCTGGCGCGAGCTGCGTCGGGGCGCCTCGATGGGCGGGCTGCGCACCTACCTCTACGGGGTGGGTCCCGATGCGGTCGACCTCGGCCAGGTCGACACCCTCGACCTCCTCGCCCAGGAGCCGTGCTGGCGGATGCGCGACCTCGCCGCCGCGCTCAGGGTCGACGCGTCGACCGCGACGCGGGCCGTCGACCGTCTCGTCGACGCCGGCCTGGCCGACCGCAGGCGCGACGCCGATGACGCCCGGGCCGTCGTGGTCGCCCTCACGCCGGCGGGCAGGCGGCGCCACGAGGCAGTGGTCGAGCGCCGCCGTTCGGCGATGGACCGGATCCTCACCGGGTTCGACGAGGGCGAGCGCGCCGTGCTGGCCGAGCTGCTCGAGCGCCTGATCGAGGGCGTCGACCGCTTCGTGGCCGAGGAGGGCACGACGGAGCGAGGAGGCTGA